The following are encoded in a window of Maylandia zebra isolate NMK-2024a linkage group LG5, Mzebra_GT3a, whole genome shotgun sequence genomic DNA:
- the mych gene encoding myelocytomatosis oncogene homolog: MLESFTQSQDWFCSEPLLFDDEFCQSLMKDLQALPTPPQSPPMKSGLGGDKPLSKEDQLSYVSDILLEDHDMQLNWQCDFFHSDAEKEGELNQPCSEEAEDCLWQCLAAEEKLVSSLLGCSPVLSDIDTRIFEEIAGSTLDCQSLMEAPEPSEATSDYGSVGGELSTYSSSDSEEEIDVVTVVRCSSSSSPEPTLAERQQKQEEEQRARQRYRFEIQLQHNYAAPCPASPPPSNKRARGSDGPSRFHCLSRSSSSTSSRHSSRNSTETEDEEERRKTHNVMERQRRNELKNCFMRLRDNVPELSHNDKASKVVILKKARDCIYSLEDESHRLQTRKDKLKAKQEKLKARLEQLRR; the protein is encoded by the exons ATGTTGGAAAGTTTCACTCAGTCGCAGGACTGGTTTTGTTCAGAGCCGCTGCTCTTTGATGACGAGTTCTGCCAAAGCCTGATGAAAGACCTCCAGGCATTACCGACACCTCCGCAGTCGCCCCCCATGAAGTCTGGGCTGGGTGGTGATAAGCCTCTGTCCAAGGAGGACCAGCTCAGCTACGTGTCGGATATTCTACTGGAGGACCATGACATGCAGCTCAACTGGCAGTGTGACTTCTTCCACTCTGATGCTGAGAAAGAAGGCGAGCTTAACCAGCCCTGCTCTGAGGAAGCTGAGGACTGCCTCTGGCAGTGCCTGGCAGCTGAGGAGAAGCTTGTCTCCTCACTACTCGGTTGCAGCCCCGTACTATCTGACATTGATACCCGCATCTTTGAGGAGATCGCCGGCTCCACACTTGACTGCCAGAGCCTTATGGAAGCTCCGGAGCCCAGTGAAGCCACATCAGACTACGGATCAGTTGGTGGCGAGCTGTCCACATATTCATCTAGCGACTCTG agGAGGAAATTGATGTGGTGACTGTGGTCCGCTGTTCCTCAAGTTCCTCCCCTGAGCCTACATTGGCTGAACGTCAGCAGAAGCAAGAAGAGGAACAACGTGCTCGGCAGCGATACCGCTTTGAAATCCAGCTACAGCACAACTACGCTGCTCCCTGCCCTGCATCACCGCCGCCATCAAACAAGCGTGCACGAGGGAGCGATGGCCCGTCACGCTTCCACTGCCTTTCACGCAGTTCTTCATCAACCTCATCGCGTCACTCATCCCGAAACTCAACAGAGacggaggatgaggaggagcgGAGAAAGACTCACAATGTGATGGAGAGGCAACGCCGAAACGAGCTAAAGAACTGTTTCATGCGCTTGCGTGACAACGTGCCTGAGTTGTCGCACAATGACAAGGCATCTAAGGTGGTGATCTTGAAGAAAGCCAGAGACTGTATTTATAGTTTAGAGGATGAGTCCCACAGACTGCAAACCAGGAAAGACAAACTTAAAGCCAAACAGGAAAAGCTGAAAGCCAGACTAGAGCAGCTCCGTAGGTAA